ATCGCAGAAGTTCAGGACCGAATTGGTATCGTGGCTGCAGAAAAGCACGGTGCCATTCGCTTGGAAACCGCGCAGCCAGCGCAGACATTTCTGCTGGAAATAGGAATCGCCAACCGACAGAGCCTCGTCGATGATCAGAACATCGGCATCGACATGCGCAATGACAGCAAAGGCAAGGCGCATCGCCATGCCCGATGAGTAAGCCTTCACAGGCTGATCGACCGCTTCGCCGATATCGGCGAAGTCCAGGATCGCGGCCATGCGCTCCAAGGTCTGCTCGCGCGAGAGGCCGAGGATGCTGGCGTTGAGCATAATATTCTCGCGCCCGGTATATTCTGGATTAAAGCCCGAACCAAGTTCCAGCAGCGCCGCGACGCGGCCCTTCACCACGATGTCGCCCTGGCTCGGCGTCAGCGTACCGCAGATCAGCTGCAGGAGCGTTGATTTGCCCGAGCCATTGCGGCCGATCACACCGATCGTTTCACCTCGCGCGACTTCGAAGCTAAGCTCTCGGAGAGCCCAGTGCTCGGTGAAATAGCGCGACGCGACGGCAGACCTGCCCAACAGTCTGAAAATCGGCGACACTAGCCAACTCAGGCGCGGCATGATGGCCTGCTTCAGCCGGTCCGTCGGCTTGGCATAGACTCGATAGGCCTTCGCAACTCCGTCGACTTTGATCGAGGCATCAGAGGACATCGGCAAACCCCGGGCGCAGACGCTGGAACAGCCAGAAAGACGCAGCAAGCGAGACCAGCGCTAAGCACATATAGATCGACAGGCTGAAGAGGTCTGGCAAGCCGCCGAAGACAACGACCGTCCGAGATTGTTCGACTATCGAGGTCAGGGGGTTGAGCCGCATCACCGTCCTGAATGGCTCAGGGACCGCGCTAAGCGGATAAAAGATCGGCGTCAGAAATAGCGAAAATGTCACAAGTAAACCAACAACTTGCGACAGATCGCGCAAGAATACGCCGCAAGCCGAAAAAAGCATTACCAGCGCAAGGACAAAAATAAGGAAAGGCAACAGCACGATCGGAAATAAAACAAATGTCCAATTGAAAACACCCTTCAATAACATCTGTCCGATCAACACAATAGCAATCGTAATTCCTGCGTTCACAAGTGACGATAATACTGCCACAATCGGCAATATCTCGATCGGAAACACGACCTTCGTCACATAGGTTGGATGGCTGACAATCAGCCCAGGCGCACGCGCCACAGCTTCAGCAAATACCCCATGGACCGCTGTGCCCACGAGCAGCAGAATAGCAAAATCAAACGGCCCGGTCTGCTCTACTCCCCACCGCGTTCGGAACACCGTGCTGAAAACAAATGTGTACATCGCCGCCGTCAAGAGCGGCGTGAGAATCATCCACGCCACGCCCAGAACGCTGCCTTGAAAGCGCGCTGTCACCTCTCGCACGACAAGCCGCCAGATCAATTGGCGATGCCTGATGATAGAATGTGCGAAACTGGGAAGCGTGAGGTCTGGCGACGACATTGATGACCTGGATTATAAAACGTCTGATGTTCGGTTTTTTTCAAAGCAGGCACTTACCCCAGCCCCCCATACTTGCGCAACCCGCCGACGCTACGGCGCTCGAAGCCGACATAACGACGTGGTTTGATAAAAAATTAAACATTTCCAAGCTGTCACAAAAAGCGAATTCCTCCCTGCGTTGTCCCACGCAAGCTGGGGAAAGAAGTGGCTGTGCATCCGAATTTGAGCGGAAGCCGTCATCTGGACTCGATTGCGCCGCATGTCCCCAACTAAATCCCAACGCGAGACAATCGATGTGCAGCCGTCAACCTTCCAGGCGCGAGCCAGTGAATTTCCGGTGATTGGTCATGCTTCTGCGTTCTCGGGATCAGCCTTAGCAGTGCCCATTCGACAATTGATCCGGCCCAGCAGTCCCGCGGTATTGGTGTGGACACCCATCGTATCCACAGCGGGCCGCTCAACTTGGCACAAGCTGGGAATATCATAGCCTCCCTTTCGACCCCTTCTCCCGTCGCCGCTGAAGCCGCCCGGCTTCGCACCGCAACTTCCTGGTAGGCTTTAGCAGCGCGCGCTTCTATCGGTCGTGTGCCTGGCCTTTGATCGTAACCAGCGCCACAGGGGCGCTATGCGGTTCGACGGACATCCTCCCCGCGAGTTCGCCCCTGTTCTCTGTCCCTATGATAGTGGCCAATCCGACTTCAAAGCCGCAGCGTCCTTCGTGGCGAGCATCTGCAGACAGGCGCGATTAGTGAAAGCGCCACGTGATCCCGCACGGAGCCATCCGGCGCGCAATGATCTGCCATGGACAACGCCTAGGTGTTTGATCCCAGGTTTTGATGGTGCGATCTTTTCCATCGGATGGAAGGAGGCACTATGGGCCAGGTTCTGCACGGGAGCGCCACAACGACGGAGGCGATCCGTCGAGCGATACAGCATAGTCAAGCGAGCCTGAGGGCTCTGGCAAAGTGCTACGGCATCAACCAGAAGACCGTCGCGAAGTGGAAGAAGCGGGCCTCGGTGGCTGATCTGCCGACGGGCCCGCAGCAGCCGGCTTCGACGGTTCTGTCAGCCGAGGAAGAGGCGATCATCGTCGCCTTTCGACGACATACCCTGCTGCCTTTGGATGACTGCCTCTACGCGCTTCAGGCCACGATCCCGCATCTGACCCGTTCGTCGTTGCATCGCTGCCTGCAACGGCACGGCATCAGCCGGCTACCGGAGATCGAGGGCGACAAGGAGCCGAAGAAGCGGTTCAAGTCCTACCCGATCGGCTTCTTCCACATCGACATCGCCGAGGTCCAGACCGCCGAAGGAAAGCTCTATCTGTTTGTCGCGATCG
Above is a genomic segment from Bosea sp. NBC_00550 containing:
- a CDS encoding ABC transporter permease, with translation MSSPDLTLPSFAHSIIRHRQLIWRLVVREVTARFQGSVLGVAWMILTPLLTAAMYTFVFSTVFRTRWGVEQTGPFDFAILLLVGTAVHGVFAEAVARAPGLIVSHPTYVTKVVFPIEILPIVAVLSSLVNAGITIAIVLIGQMLLKGVFNWTFVLFPIVLLPFLIFVLALVMLFSACGVFLRDLSQVVGLLVTFSLFLTPIFYPLSAVPEPFRTVMRLNPLTSIVEQSRTVVVFGGLPDLFSLSIYMCLALVSLAASFWLFQRLRPGFADVL